The nucleotide sequence tgggagaaaaagcaCAGTAGATTAAAATCATTAGTAAAGCTTTTAAATAATTAGGTTTAGAAAATTTTAGTGACTGAATTAGAATAAATAGATTCTCTCTTTTCTAACTTGTAACCTTGGCTATTCATATTAAGGGCCACTCATGACTATCCAAGATTATGGCTACAGGATATTAGATAAGTTGAGGAATACACTGATCATTTACCCCAAAACAGACAGTCCACAGGCCCTGGGCTGTTCTTACCATCATGTTGGCAGCTGAATGGTACATCTGGTGATGAGCTGCCTTGAGCTTAGCTTGCAAGTGTGCAGGAGGATGAAAGTACTTGCATTTCTCCCGGGAGCATCGACCTTTGATGTAATCCATGCAGATAGTCACAGTATTATCACTTGCCTCAATCATGGAAACATCTGTGGGGTGAGCATAGCGGCAATCGTTCTCACCACGGGTACAATTTCCACGCTGAAATTCTCGGCAAacctcaaaggaaaaaagaaaaaccacatcacattgaagcctggaaggtgattaacttttatttattttgccagtGAATGTAAGAGCAATAGTATACATTATTCTATCATCTGTTTATGAAAAATCTACAAAGTTGAAAGATAACATAAAGCCGTATTCACTATGAGATGTAAACAGACAATATTTCTATTCCTAGAAAACAAATTCCATTCTTCCCAAAGGAAAATTGTCTATTTTCCttacattgaaataaaaatgcttcaaagtattgctgaaaaaatttttaatcctCCACTTAACACACAGCGTAAAGTGTATTGAGCTGAGTTTGCAAGAGGGGGTTATTTTGTTAAGGTCCAAGATGAGCCTTTTCACACGGCAATGTGTTTTTCCACAAGCAGACTTGTGGACCATGACTGAATTACGTGTACAATGAGATTCCGTGATGATACATTGCAAAGCATTTACAGAGCGGCCAATGGAGCtgactttgtaagaaactgactagttatttatttcaatttatgaAGAATTACAATTAAAAGAAGTTTGAGGGACTtccacaaaccaaaaagctgtttgaaatttcttttcttaggCATCAAGAGATATTTATCTAgtacatcattcttttttttttttgctgaggaagacgggccctgagctaatatctgttgccaatcttcctctttttttttctccccaaagctccagcacatagttgtatatcctagttgcaagtcattctagctcttctatatgggatgctgccacagcatggcttgatgagtggtgcgtaagtctgcacccaggacgtgaaccagcgaaccctgggctacccaaacagagcacgtgaacttaaccactcagctatggggccggcccctagtacATCATTCTTACAACAATTGTACAACTGAATCAATGCACTTCATCACAGGGTGTCATTGCAGTAATACACTGTTTAACATAAGCTAAACACCGAAGCAGGcttatttaaaacattcaaaacatTGGCTCTGAGAATGATGCTTTATGCATAAGGTTAATATCTAccctatatatatttatatatttttacacaaATACCTCCAGTTTATCTGAGCGCATCAGTTTTGGACCAGGAGCTCCTGGCAATGCAAGAGGCGGGTTTCCAGAAATCAGAACAGGTGCATTTGGTAAAAGTTCAGCAGGAACCAGGCCCATTCCAGGATGAGGTAAGTAAGGATTGAAAGCCATGGCAGGATTAGCTGCAAGTGATGGAGTCATAGGAAAAGAAGTCTGtatgtttaaaagagaaaaaaaggtgttAGACGTAAGCAGATTATTCCTATTCTTACACAAGGAGGCATTCTTTCAAAAAGTCTAAGCCATATCAAAATTTACCAGTGTATCTTCTGATTAATTTTTAGTCTCATACGAATTCCCACATAGGAGTTTCTTTTAAACCAACAAATCTCTTTAAGTCACAAATTTATTGGTAAATTGATAAAACAAGCTACATCATTTTAACAGTCATGAATTAGACAAATTAAATCTCACTGATGGATTCTCTTCCAAATGTCACCAATGATATCACATATACAAGCAATCTGCTTCGTCTCCTGACATAGGCATGGCCTTTGCAGGCTGACTTCAGGttcactctcctccttcctcttccccatcagTACTGCTTGAGTTTAAGTCTGCCTGTCCCACCATAGTTCCCACTTGTCTACTAAACACTTGCTTCTCTTCTTGGTCCACTATTAATTATGGAAGACAGGAAAGGGTTGAGGAAGAAAGGGGTATATTTATAAaagtgaggggctggctgggtggtgcagcggttaagtttgcatgttccgcttctcggcggcccggggttcgccggttcagatcccgggtgcagacatggcatcgctcagaaggccatgctgtgacaggcgtcccatgtacaaaatgcaggaagatgggcatggatgttagctcagggccagtcttcctcagcaaaaagaggtttggcagtagttagctagggctaatcttcctcaagaaaaaaaaaaagtgagaacaagccagccctgatggcctattGCTTAAAGTTCTGTGCTGTCACAGCTTCACTGGCTTGGGTTCGGttcccagttgtggaaccacaccacttgtctgtcagtagccacgctgtgggggtggctcacatagaagaactagaaggatctacaactagaatatacaactatgcactggagtttggggagtggggaaaaaagaggaagattggcaataaatgttagttcagggcaaatcttctccagcaaaaaaaaaaaaaaaaaagtgagaactCTAACAACTTCTTGCCATCTACCTAAAATGAGATTGGTgtggtcatttttaaaaaaaaatagaggcctTATTTCAGAAACTAATCTGACTTGCCTAGGTAGGGGGCCAAGTGATATCCACAGTTCAAAAGGAGGCCCTAAAAATGCTATAAGGACCCCTGTTAGTCAGGAAGAAATAAGATAACAGGACTATAAGGTACATAAACTAGAGTATAACTTGAAAAGAAAAGCCTTAGAAATGCAAAGGGCTCTTACTGGTTTTTCTATCTTTTGAAAGTCCAGATCTCAAAGAGTTTGATATATGCATTGCCTTTATTATCAGTGATCACACAATTTATCACTCCACTATGCTGTTTTCCAGTTTGTTTCACGTGTGGGTGTCTTTTCTTCTCAATGTGGTTATAATTTATTTGataattcccttttctcccctaTAGTACCCAATAATTAGTGAATGCCTGATTGACTGATATAGTCAATgatgaagtttaaaaataaatttaaacattttaatgaattaataacaAATCATGGGTAAATGCAGTACATTTCTAATAGTGACTCTATAAGGTAGTTAGTGCATTATTGTGCAACTGGTGGTGTCTCACTCTGTATCACTAACAGCATGTgttctttcttgcttcctttttatttctttcactaaaataataatgaatctGTTGCACTGCCAAGCTGTGCCCACACCTTCTGCTAAATCACATTAATAGGAACAGCTCTAAATACAAGTAGAACAGGAGGCTGTGGAGTGTGAAGGGGCAATATATATTCACCGTCCCACCTCCTAGTCTGACGTGTAATTTTCACCAGCACAGCATTCTCCATGAAGCCTCTGTTATACAGCACGTTCAACTTAGAAGGAAGGGCTTCCCCAGTAGCACGCTGCCTTAGATGAGTTTAGCAAATTAGCTAACTGGTGCATTCAGAAGGACAGAAAGAACCGGGCCTCCCCAAACTGGCAAGTCTCAAGTCTCAAGTGAGTAGAGAAGGCATGGTGGCCAAGAGCTTTAAGAGGAAAGGGACGACACTAGGTGCCAGGAAGGATGATGGAGCAGTCAGGGGAAGTGATTTATAGTTTGAGGACAAACAGCCAAGGGCTGACCCAGCCTAACTAGGCACCGTGATGTAAGAGGACACGTCACACTTCTCAGTGAATGAGACAGGAAGCTCCAGGAATTAGCTGAtgtgatataattttatataatgagATAGGAATCTCTTGGAAACAGCCACCCAGGCATGCTTCAACAATAAGGCAGACTTTATCAATTCAATCATTTATGGTTGTCTCAAAATCAGCAAGAATCTCCTATGGTAAAAACTCCATGTTTGAACCACACAATAGTATTCTTTGTTgactgcttttttctctctgactttcaTAGTAAATGTCTCCGTGAAGTCACCAGTCTATTTTCCTGGATACTTTTCGCTTTTGCCCTTTACACTGAGAAAAAccattattacattttttttaactatttaattaaaagaaagaccTGCAGGTGAGTGGATTTTACAggttaaaaaatcattatttactAATAAATACTGATCAATTGATAATATTTAAGCCTAATGTACATGTAAACGATACTTCCTATTTACAATAGCTCTCAACTTCTgtaattttttcccttccttttttcggGAAATCTTTCTGGTtaacttctgctttctttggaatATACTTTAACCTTCTTAAGGTTTTTTTATATGCTCCATGTGTATGAAAACAAGCTGTAAATTAATCAAAAGTTTATATAAAAAGTACAAGGGGCTTGCTGAAAATGTTTAGATTTTTTAAGGTTTCACCACAAACCATACCGTGCCATCTTTAGGTTTTAAAATGAGTATTATTAGCTTTTATGACCATTTCCTCCTTGAGTATAAACTTCATTCTATAACACTGTTTACTGAGAAGCAGCAAGTTCTTCTATTCCCAACCCTGGGACATAGGCAGGAACTCTGAACTTCTTATTTATTTGCAAATGGACATTTCTGTCTTCTCACCACCACCTCTGCCCCAGGGTAACCACTCCATTTCATAAATTTGACCATTCAAGGGCTTACCTTTGGCTAACATCCACCTGTTAAGTCAAGCAGCCTGCAAGCTCACACATTCAGCTTTAGTAAGCAACTTTAATCCTGTCTATACCTACAGTGCAGCCCTTGATGTCTGTCGAGCTAACGTGAACCCATATGTGGGgtaatatttacaaaagaaaaaggctCCTAACAAGTTGAATCTGATTTCTGTCTATATCATGAAACAGTCTGGACGCTTAAATATGTTTCAGATAATCACTCGAACCTATATTATTtactaaatgtttaaaaatatgagaaagctTTTCCTCCTAGAACCAGAGGTGTGGATCTTCATCTTTCTCTGAGTCTTAGAAAACCACCCAAAATGGTGGACACAACTGACGTTATGAATAAAAAGATCACCTAGATAGTTCTTTACTCTCAGTGTCTCTAGTAGTATCAGCTCCTGGGGTAGGAATTCCCATGAGTTCACAGTGACTTGCACAGGACCTAGGAACTATCAGGGCCTTAGGCAATGCCTCCTCAAAATCAATGCATGGCCTCTAGAACAGCGGCCTCTAATGTTTTTTGAGTCCTGCACTTCTCAGAGAGTCGGATGACAGCTGTGGACTCCGTCCATGGAAAAACTCATGTGTGCACAAAATATTATGTGTGATCTCAGGAAGTTCAAGGACCTCAGTGAAACTCACCCCTGGCATGGGCTTCTGGACAACCTACTGTTTAAGAGTTTGTGTTCTGGGGAAATGATTGGCAAACTACCGCCCCTGAGCCAAATCTGACCCaccctgtttttgtatggccagAATGGTAAGAATGGTTTCTATATTTCTAAAtggctgaaaaaataaaagatgaataatATCTCacaacacatgaaaattatatgaaattcatattTCAATATCCATAAATAAATTCCACTGTGCTTATTAGTAGACCTGTCTTGCAAAAAGTTGTagatatttgttttctctcttgttataCAAGTACCTAAACAATATCCTCAGCTTTTCCTCTTgtctcacaaagcctaaaatatttacttagccatttacagaaaagtttgctgacccttgttcCAGAGGATTCCAAAAAATTCAGCACTCTATCAGTTTCTGGAGTAAAGCACTAATTATACCTAATTCTATTAACATGAATTTAACACTTGTGGCAAGAATCCGCAAGTTGAAAAAGTCTGGCTTTAGAAACCAATACTAAAGAATTCACTAAAATGTTCCTCTAGTTATTAAAATTAGGGTTCTCAGCTATTCATTTATAGAACAATAACTACTCAGTGA is from Equus asinus isolate D_3611 breed Donkey chromosome X, EquAss-T2T_v2, whole genome shotgun sequence and encodes:
- the MBNL3 gene encoding muscleblind-like protein 3 isoform X27, which encodes MFAQQMQFMLQNAQMSSLTSFPMTPSLAANPAMAFNPYLPHPGMGLVPAELLPNAPVLISGNPPLALPGAPGPKLMRSDKLEVCREFQRGNCTRGENDCRYAHPTDVSMIEASDNTVTICMDYIKGRCSREKCKYFHPPAHLQAKLKAAHHQMYHSAANMMALQPGALQLIPKRSALEKTNGATLVFNPSVFHCQQALANLQLPQPAFIPAVPMMHGATPTTVSAATTPATSVPFAATATGNQIPPLSIDELNSSMFVSQM
- the MBNL3 gene encoding muscleblind-like protein 3 isoform X29 translates to MFAQQMQFMLQNAQMSSLTSFPMTPSLAANPAMAFNPYLPHPGMGLVPAELLPNAPVLISGNPPLALPGAPGPKLMRSDKLEVCREFQRGNCTRGENDCRYAHPTDVSMIEASDNTVTICMDYIKGRCSREKCKYFHPPAHLQAKLKAAHHQMYHSAANMMALQPGALQLIPKRSALEKTNGATLVFNPSVFHCQQALANLQLPQPAFIPAVPMMHGATPTTVSAATTPATSVPFAATATGNQLKF
- the MBNL3 gene encoding muscleblind-like protein 3 isoform X26 gives rise to the protein MFAQQMQFMLQNAQMSSLTSFPMTPSLAANPAMAFNPYLPHPGMGLVPAELLPNAPVLISGNPPLALPGAPGPKLMRSDKLEVCREFQRGNCTRGENDCRYAHPTDVSMIEASDNTVTICMDYIKGRCSREKCKYFHPPAHLQAKLKAAHHQMYHSAANMMALQPGALQLIPKRSALEKTNGATLVFNPSVFHCQQALANLQLPQPAFIPAGPILCMAPASSIVPMMHGATPTTVSAATTPATSVPFAATATGNQIPPLSIDELNSSMFVSQM
- the MBNL3 gene encoding muscleblind-like protein 3 isoform X28, which produces MFAQQMQFMLQNAQMSSLTSFPMTPSLAANPAMAFNPYLPHPGMGLVPAELLPNAPVLISGNPPLALPGAPGPKLMRSDKLEVCREFQRGNCTRGENDCRYAHPTDVSMIEASDNTVTICMDYIKGRCSREKCKYFHPPAHLQAKLKAAHHQMYHSAANMMALQPGALQLIPKRSALEKTNGATLVFNPSVFHCQQALANLQLPQPAFIPAGPILCMAPASSIVPMMHGATPTTVSAATTPATSVPFAATATGNQLKF